A single Pedobacter sp. PACM 27299 DNA region contains:
- the odhB gene encoding 2-oxoglutarate dehydrogenase complex dihydrolipoyllysine-residue succinyltransferase → MSIEIKVPPVGESITEVVLSRWVKNDGDAVEMDEVIAELESDKATFELTAEQAGTLRIVAAEGDTLAIGAVVCNIEEGGAAPAAKAEEAPKAAVAEDKAAAPVAAAKSGDSYATGTPSPSAGKILAEKGVDAAAVKGTGVDGRITKEDALKAEKAAPKKAASPAAPVVAAVAGARGERRQKMSPLRKTVAKRLVAVKNETAMLTTFNEVNMKPIMDLRSKYKDQFKEKYGVGLGFMSFFTKAVCEAAKDFPAVNARIDGEEVVYNDFVDVSIAVSAPKGLVVPIIRNAESMTLAQIEKTVIELATKARDSKLTIEEMTGGTFTITNGGVFGSMMSTPIINSPQSAILGMHNIIERPIAEKGEVVIRPMMYLALSYDHRIIDGRESVGFLVRVKQLLEDPARLLLGI, encoded by the coding sequence ATGAGTATAGAAATAAAAGTTCCGCCAGTAGGCGAGTCAATTACCGAAGTTGTTTTATCACGTTGGGTGAAAAATGATGGTGATGCAGTAGAAATGGATGAAGTAATTGCGGAATTAGAATCTGATAAAGCAACTTTTGAATTAACTGCAGAACAGGCTGGAACTTTAAGGATTGTAGCTGCCGAAGGTGATACCCTGGCAATAGGTGCAGTTGTTTGTAATATTGAAGAAGGTGGAGCTGCTCCTGCAGCGAAAGCTGAAGAGGCACCTAAAGCCGCTGTTGCTGAAGATAAAGCTGCTGCTCCTGTAGCTGCTGCAAAATCTGGTGATAGCTATGCAACTGGTACTCCTTCTCCTTCTGCCGGAAAAATTCTTGCTGAAAAAGGCGTAGACGCTGCTGCTGTAAAAGGTACTGGTGTTGACGGTAGAATCACTAAAGAAGATGCGTTAAAAGCAGAAAAAGCAGCGCCTAAGAAAGCTGCATCTCCTGCTGCTCCAGTTGTAGCTGCTGTTGCAGGTGCAAGAGGAGAGCGCAGACAAAAGATGTCGCCATTGCGTAAAACTGTTGCCAAACGTTTGGTAGCCGTGAAAAACGAAACAGCGATGTTGACTACTTTCAACGAGGTAAACATGAAGCCAATCATGGACCTTCGTTCGAAATATAAAGATCAGTTTAAAGAAAAATATGGTGTTGGTCTAGGTTTCATGAGTTTCTTCACGAAAGCAGTTTGTGAAGCAGCAAAAGATTTCCCGGCAGTAAACGCTAGAATCGATGGCGAAGAGGTAGTTTACAATGATTTTGTAGATGTTTCTATCGCGGTTTCTGCACCAAAAGGATTGGTTGTTCCCATCATCAGAAATGCAGAAAGCATGACTTTAGCTCAGATCGAGAAAACTGTAATTGAATTGGCTACTAAAGCTCGTGATAGCAAATTGACTATCGAAGAGATGACAGGTGGTACATTTACGATCACTAACGGTGGTGTATTTGGCTCTATGATGTCTACGCCAATCATCAACTCTCCACAGTCAGCGATTTTAGGTATGCACAATATTATTGAGCGCCCTATCGCAGAAAAAGGTGAAGTTGTGATTCGTCCGATGATGTATTTAGCATTGTCTTATGACCACAGAATCATTGATGGTAGAGAATCAGTAGGTTTCTTAGTAAGAGTGAAACAATTATTAGAAGATCCAGCTAGATTGCTGTTAGGTATCTAA
- the lpdA gene encoding dihydrolipoyl dehydrogenase, translating to MQYDVVVIGSGPGGYVGAIRCAQLGLKTAVIEKYKTFGGTCLNVGCIPSKALLDSSEHYHNAAHTFQTHGINLKDLKVDMPQMIARKDDVVAQNTAGIQYLFKKNKIDSFQGLGSFVDKNTILITKEDGTTETITAKNVIIASGSKPTALPFLPIDKKRIITSTEALNIKEVPKEMVVIGGGVIGLELGSVYARLGTKVSVVEFMPSIIGTMDAGLGKELQRVLKKSLGMEFFMGHKVTGATAKGKRVTVTAENSKGAAVSIEADYCIVAVGRTAYTEGLGLENIGIKTEDRGNKIPVNEHLETSVPGVYAIGDVIKGAMLAHKAEDEGIYVAETLAGQKPHINYNLIPGVVYTWPEVASVGFTEEQLKEKGTAYKAGSFPFKASGRAKASMDTDGFVKVLADATTDEILGVHMIGPRAADMIAEAVVAMEFRASAEDIARICHAHPTYTEALKEAAMAATENRAIHI from the coding sequence ATGCAATACGATGTAGTTGTTATTGGCTCGGGCCCGGGCGGTTATGTTGGCGCAATCAGATGTGCTCAACTTGGCTTAAAAACGGCAGTGATAGAAAAATATAAAACTTTTGGCGGTACCTGCTTAAACGTAGGCTGTATTCCTTCAAAAGCATTGTTAGACTCTTCAGAGCATTATCACAATGCTGCACATACTTTCCAGACTCATGGAATCAACCTGAAAGATTTGAAAGTGGATATGCCACAGATGATCGCTCGTAAGGATGATGTGGTAGCTCAGAATACTGCCGGAATTCAATACCTCTTCAAAAAAAATAAGATCGATTCTTTCCAGGGATTGGGTTCTTTTGTAGACAAGAACACGATTCTTATCACTAAAGAAGACGGAACTACAGAAACGATTACTGCTAAAAATGTGATCATTGCTTCAGGTTCTAAACCAACAGCATTGCCATTTTTACCAATCGATAAAAAGAGAATCATTACTTCGACGGAAGCTTTGAATATCAAAGAAGTGCCGAAAGAAATGGTAGTCATTGGTGGTGGCGTAATCGGACTGGAATTAGGTTCTGTGTACGCACGTTTAGGTACTAAAGTATCTGTAGTGGAATTCATGCCTTCGATCATTGGTACAATGGACGCTGGTTTAGGAAAAGAATTGCAGCGTGTATTGAAAAAATCTTTAGGCATGGAGTTCTTTATGGGGCATAAAGTAACTGGTGCAACTGCCAAAGGCAAACGTGTAACGGTAACTGCTGAAAATTCAAAAGGCGCTGCTGTAAGTATTGAAGCTGATTACTGTATCGTTGCAGTAGGCCGTACGGCTTATACTGAGGGATTAGGGTTAGAAAATATCGGCATCAAAACTGAAGATCGCGGCAACAAGATCCCTGTAAATGAGCATTTAGAGACTTCGGTTCCTGGTGTTTATGCAATTGGTGACGTAATTAAAGGTGCAATGCTTGCGCATAAAGCAGAAGATGAAGGTATTTATGTTGCGGAAACTTTAGCCGGACAAAAACCACACATCAACTACAACCTGATTCCAGGTGTAGTATATACCTGGCCGGAAGTAGCTTCAGTAGGATTTACTGAAGAGCAGCTGAAAGAAAAAGGTACGGCTTATAAGGCTGGTTCATTCCCTTTCAAAGCCAGTGGACGTGCAAAAGCAAGTATGGATACGGATGGTTTCGTAAAAGTATTGGCTGATGCGACTACAGATGAAATTTTAGGTGTACACATGATCGGTCCACGTGCGGCGGATATGATTGCTGAGGCTGTGGTAGCTATGGAATTCCGTGCTTCAGCAGAAGACATCGCAAGAATTTGCCATGCACACCCAACTTATACAGAAGCATTAAAAGAAGCGGCAATGGCTGCAACTGAAAACAGAGCGATTCATATTTAA
- a CDS encoding efflux RND transporter permease subunit, with amino-acid sequence MKITEISIKRPTLVIVVFTALTLMGLLSYFSLSYELLPKFSNNVVSISTIYPGASPNEVENTVTKKIEDAVSSMENIKKLNAVSYESLSVVTITLNDKANVDLSLNEAQRKVNSILADLPTDVKQPSLNKFSLDDLPVITMSASAKMDDAAFYDLIDKRIAPILSRVSGVAQVNLVGGSEREIVVGLNAAKIEGYNLSIPQIQQAILTSNLDFPTGSVKTENQDVLIRLSGKFKTVDELRNLIVATSKTGAQIRLSDVADVQDAQKEVEKIARIDRKGAIAIQIIKQSDANAVEVSKGMHKIVATLEKDYKANDLKIIIANDSSIFTLESADAVIHDLIMAIVLVAFVMLFFLHSLRNAAIVMVSIPASLIATFIGMSLFGYTLNLMSLLGLSLVVGILVDDAIVVLENIYRHMEMGKNRVRAAYDATAEIGFTVVSITLVIVVVFFPIAVSSGLVSNILRQFCVVVIIATLLSLVTSFTIVPLLSSRFGKLEKIEGKNAFGRFILWFEKQLHKFTVWVTGILEWTLRHKAITIIGVFMLLLSSCGLTIGGFIGTEFFPKSDKGEFLVQIELPKDASLEKTNQFTQRAEAFLVKKPEITQMITTVGQSSGDMGASQATAYKSEINVKLVERKDRADASDIYATKVSRELSKSLVGAKVKTVPISILGIAENAPIDLVVMGSDLDSAMKYAEGAMEVLRGIPGSAEVKLSVEKGSPEINVQVDRDKMAALGLTLQTVGMTMQTAFSGNTDGKYRKGEYEYDINIQFQSFDRRNIDDVRNLTFINDRGDKVKLIQFADIKEGSGPSQLERRDKSTSVSVKAQSIGRPTGTIVTELQNKLIELENNGKLKKPVGVSYVWGGDQENQSEGFGTLGIAMMASVILVYLIMVALYDSFVYPLVVMFSIPLSVIGALLALAITNNSLGIFTILGLIMLIGLVAKNAIILVDFTNQMKAEGKSTHEALILANHARLRPILMTTIAMVIGMLPIALASGAGAEWKNGLAWVIVGGLTSSLFLTLIVVPVMYQIFDNILTKFGFNKKGQSMEELIAEPYDHKDVKEYDLDGKH; translated from the coding sequence ATGAAAATAACAGAAATTTCTATAAAGCGCCCAACACTCGTTATCGTGGTTTTTACCGCGCTAACGCTGATGGGGCTATTGAGCTACTTTAGCCTGAGCTATGAATTATTACCAAAGTTCTCTAACAATGTAGTCTCGATTTCCACTATATATCCCGGAGCTTCACCTAATGAGGTAGAGAATACCGTAACCAAGAAGATTGAAGATGCCGTCTCCTCCATGGAGAACATTAAAAAACTAAACGCGGTATCTTATGAGAGTTTATCCGTAGTGACCATCACCTTAAATGATAAAGCCAATGTGGATTTATCTTTGAATGAGGCACAGCGTAAAGTAAACTCCATCCTTGCAGATTTACCAACGGATGTGAAACAGCCTTCCCTGAATAAATTCTCACTGGATGATTTACCGGTAATCACCATGTCGGCATCCGCGAAAATGGATGATGCGGCTTTCTATGATTTGATCGATAAGCGTATTGCCCCAATCCTTTCCAGGGTCTCAGGTGTGGCGCAGGTCAACCTGGTAGGTGGTTCTGAGCGTGAAATCGTAGTGGGCTTAAACGCAGCTAAGATTGAAGGATACAACCTTTCTATTCCTCAAATTCAACAAGCGATTTTAACCTCCAACCTTGACTTCCCTACAGGAAGTGTGAAAACTGAAAATCAGGATGTATTGATCCGTCTTTCCGGTAAATTCAAAACCGTTGACGAATTGAGAAACCTGATCGTGGCCACGAGCAAAACTGGTGCTCAAATCAGATTAAGCGATGTTGCTGACGTACAGGATGCACAAAAAGAAGTAGAGAAAATTGCACGTATCGATAGAAAAGGTGCGATCGCCATTCAGATCATTAAACAATCTGATGCGAATGCGGTAGAAGTAAGTAAAGGCATGCACAAAATTGTGGCTACCCTTGAAAAAGACTACAAAGCAAACGATTTGAAAATCATCATTGCCAACGACAGTTCGATCTTTACTTTAGAATCAGCTGATGCGGTAATCCACGATTTAATCATGGCAATTGTCCTGGTAGCTTTCGTAATGCTCTTCTTCCTGCACAGTTTACGGAACGCGGCAATTGTAATGGTATCCATTCCAGCTTCCCTGATTGCTACATTTATCGGGATGAGCTTATTCGGTTACACCTTAAACCTGATGTCTTTACTTGGACTTTCCCTGGTGGTAGGTATCCTGGTGGATGATGCGATTGTAGTATTGGAAAACATCTACAGACACATGGAGATGGGTAAAAACCGTGTTCGTGCTGCTTATGATGCAACCGCAGAGATTGGCTTTACCGTAGTATCGATTACTTTAGTAATTGTGGTGGTGTTCTTCCCGATCGCAGTGAGTTCAGGATTAGTTTCTAATATCCTGCGTCAATTCTGTGTGGTGGTAATTATTGCAACCCTACTATCATTAGTGACTTCATTTACTATCGTTCCTTTATTATCATCTCGTTTCGGTAAACTGGAAAAAATTGAAGGCAAAAATGCTTTCGGACGTTTCATCTTATGGTTCGAAAAGCAATTGCATAAATTTACAGTTTGGGTAACTGGTATTTTAGAATGGACTTTACGTCATAAAGCCATTACGATTATTGGTGTATTCATGCTGTTATTGAGCTCATGTGGATTAACAATCGGTGGTTTCATCGGTACAGAGTTTTTCCCTAAGAGTGATAAAGGTGAGTTCCTGGTACAGATTGAACTTCCAAAAGATGCCTCTCTGGAAAAAACAAACCAGTTTACTCAAAGAGCAGAAGCTTTCTTAGTGAAAAAACCAGAGATCACTCAAATGATTACTACCGTTGGACAATCCAGTGGTGATATGGGGGCTTCTCAGGCTACTGCTTACAAGTCTGAGATCAACGTAAAATTAGTAGAACGTAAAGACCGTGCAGATGCTTCGGATATTTATGCCACGAAAGTGAGTCGTGAATTGTCGAAATCACTGGTTGGTGCGAAAGTAAAAACAGTACCGATCAGTATTTTAGGTATCGCAGAAAACGCCCCTATCGACCTTGTCGTAATGGGATCCGACCTGGATAGTGCGATGAAATACGCAGAAGGTGCAATGGAGGTATTAAGAGGAATTCCAGGATCTGCAGAGGTGAAATTATCTGTAGAGAAAGGTAGTCCAGAGATCAATGTTCAGGTAGACCGTGATAAAATGGCTGCTTTAGGATTGACCCTGCAAACTGTAGGTATGACCATGCAAACTGCATTTAGTGGAAATACCGATGGTAAATACCGTAAAGGTGAATACGAGTACGACATCAACATTCAATTCCAAAGCTTCGATCGCCGTAACATCGACGACGTAAGGAACCTAACTTTCATAAACGACAGAGGCGATAAAGTAAAATTAATTCAATTTGCGGATATTAAAGAAGGTTCAGGCCCAAGTCAGCTGGAACGTAGAGATAAGAGTACTTCTGTTTCTGTAAAAGCGCAGTCTATCGGTAGACCAACAGGTACGATCGTAACCGAATTACAGAATAAACTGATAGAATTGGAAAACAATGGTAAACTGAAAAAACCAGTTGGCGTAAGTTATGTATGGGGTGGTGACCAGGAAAACCAGAGTGAAGGTTTCGGTACTTTAGGTATCGCGATGATGGCTTCGGTGATCTTAGTATACCTGATCATGGTAGCGTTATATGATAGTTTCGTTTATCCGCTAGTCGTAATGTTCTCGATCCCTCTATCGGTAATCGGTGCTTTACTTGCCCTGGCCATCACAAACAACTCATTAGGTATCTTTACCATCTTAGGATTGATCATGCTGATCGGTCTGGTAGCGAAAAATGCGATCATCCTGGTCGATTTTACGAACCAGATGAAAGCAGAAGGTAAATCTACACATGAGGCACTTATTCTGGCCAACCATGCACGTTTACGTCCGATTCTAATGACCACGATTGCCATGGTAATCGGTATGCTTCCTATTGCATTGGCCAGTGGTGCCGGTGCGGAATGGAAAAACGGTCTGGCATGGGTAATCGTAGGTGGACTAACCAGTTCTCTATTCCTGACGCTGATTGTAGTACCGGTAATGTATCAGATCTTTGACAACATCTTAACTAAATTTGGCTTTAATAAAAAAGGCCAGTCGATGGAAGAACTGATCGCAGAACCTTATGATCATAAAGACGTTAAAGAATACGACCTGGACGGTAAACATTAA
- a CDS encoding head GIN domain-containing protein: MKRLSLILTFALLSLGLHSQATSPIRISASHLLDEERKVSNFTGIAIGGSIKTYVKIGNTESLRLEGDQEAIDQLITEVKDGTLSIRPKNSEWKRWFKNNSNNTRVTAYITVKKLTSLALSGSGSIEVEQTINTNSLDVALSGSGSIKATVNTQTFDAAVSGSGGLNISGKAKKADIAVSGSGGFSGRAFSAENVDAHVSGSGSVYIDAQKSIDAATSGSGSVNYTGNPSSVSKASSGSGRVRKVD, from the coding sequence ATGAAAAGATTAAGTTTAATACTAACATTCGCATTATTGAGCCTGGGATTACACAGTCAGGCTACTTCACCTATAAGAATCAGTGCTTCCCATTTATTGGATGAAGAAAGAAAAGTGAGCAATTTCACGGGCATTGCCATTGGAGGTTCCATCAAAACCTATGTAAAAATAGGAAATACAGAAAGCTTAAGGCTGGAAGGTGACCAGGAAGCTATAGATCAGCTGATCACAGAAGTGAAAGATGGTACGCTATCTATAAGACCTAAAAACTCAGAATGGAAACGATGGTTCAAGAATAACTCCAACAATACCAGGGTTACGGCTTACATCACGGTTAAAAAACTAACCAGTCTGGCCTTATCTGGATCAGGAAGTATTGAAGTAGAACAAACCATCAATACCAATTCCCTAGATGTAGCGCTTAGCGGATCAGGAAGCATTAAAGCTACAGTGAATACGCAGACCTTTGATGCAGCAGTGAGCGGTTCCGGTGGTTTAAACATCAGCGGAAAAGCAAAAAAGGCAGACATCGCAGTGAGTGGATCCGGAGGATTTTCTGGCAGAGCATTCTCAGCAGAAAATGTGGATGCACACGTTAGCGGTTCCGGATCAGTTTATATTGATGCACAAAAAAGCATTGATGCAGCTACCAGTGGTTCAGGAAGCGTAAACTACACTGGAAATCCAAGCTCAGTAAGCAAAGCATCTTCAGGATCTGGAAGAGTCAGAAAAGTAGATTAA
- a CDS encoding M1 family metallopeptidase yields the protein MKKLLYTLLALLSIHQLGKAQLLKEKHTFNRADTLRGSLSPLRSCYDINYYHLDVKVDIDQKFITGSNEFRFTATQDFNKLQFDLFANLKVEKVVYKNQELPFTREFNAVFVNFPASIKKGSKESFTVFYSGNPIIAKTPPWDGGFIFSKDKSGNPWVSMACQGLGASSWWPTKDHQSDEVDSMMISISVPKGLQDVSNGRLKSVVEKPDGYTQYNWLVSNPINNYNVALYIGKYAHWSDEFLGEKGKLSIDYWALKEDSAQARPHWDADVKPMLKSFEHWFGPYPFYEDGYKLVQAPHLGMEHQSAVAYGNQFKQGYLGKDLSGSGWGLKFDFITIHESGHEWFGNNITSKDIADMWIHESFTNYSEALFTESTQGKKAASDYVIGIRKAIANDIPIIGIYGVNHEGSGDMYYKGANMLHTIRQLINDDEKFRGILRGLNKTFYHKTVTTEEIENYIAKQSGLKLNKIFDQYLRTTMVPTLEYKIEGNKLTYRWTETVKDFDMPVKVSLKPAEFSFIYPSTKWKTITLTTGVNQANFQADPNFYIKTKNIL from the coding sequence ATGAAGAAGTTATTATATACACTACTGGCTTTACTCAGCATCCATCAGCTGGGTAAAGCACAGCTGCTCAAAGAAAAACATACATTCAATCGCGCGGATACACTTAGAGGGAGTTTAAGTCCATTGCGCAGCTGTTACGACATCAATTACTACCACCTGGATGTGAAAGTCGACATAGACCAGAAATTCATCACTGGCAGCAATGAATTCCGCTTTACCGCTACTCAGGATTTTAACAAACTGCAGTTTGACCTTTTCGCCAACCTGAAAGTAGAGAAAGTGGTCTACAAAAATCAAGAGCTCCCTTTCACAAGAGAATTCAATGCCGTATTTGTGAACTTTCCAGCAAGCATCAAAAAAGGCAGTAAAGAAAGTTTTACTGTTTTTTACTCGGGGAATCCGATCATTGCTAAAACCCCGCCTTGGGATGGCGGCTTCATTTTCAGTAAAGACAAATCAGGAAATCCCTGGGTGTCTATGGCTTGTCAGGGATTAGGTGCCAGCAGCTGGTGGCCAACAAAAGACCATCAAAGCGATGAAGTAGACAGCATGATGATCAGTATTAGTGTCCCTAAAGGACTTCAGGACGTTTCCAACGGGCGCTTAAAAAGTGTCGTTGAAAAACCGGATGGCTATACGCAGTACAATTGGTTAGTCAGCAATCCGATCAACAACTATAATGTTGCCCTTTATATTGGTAAATATGCACACTGGAGCGATGAATTTCTAGGTGAAAAGGGAAAACTCAGCATTGACTACTGGGCTTTAAAAGAAGACAGCGCCCAGGCACGCCCACATTGGGATGCCGATGTAAAACCCATGCTGAAATCATTCGAACATTGGTTTGGCCCATATCCTTTTTATGAAGACGGTTACAAACTGGTTCAGGCACCACACCTTGGGATGGAACACCAAAGCGCAGTTGCCTATGGCAACCAGTTCAAACAAGGTTATTTAGGCAAAGATCTTTCCGGTAGCGGATGGGGATTGAAGTTCGATTTTATCACCATCCATGAAAGCGGTCATGAGTGGTTCGGAAACAACATTACCTCCAAAGATATTGCTGATATGTGGATCCATGAAAGCTTTACCAATTATTCTGAAGCATTGTTTACAGAATCTACGCAAGGAAAAAAAGCGGCTTCCGACTATGTAATTGGCATCAGAAAAGCCATTGCCAACGACATTCCAATCATTGGAATCTACGGTGTCAATCATGAAGGTTCAGGCGATATGTATTATAAAGGAGCCAATATGCTGCATACCATCCGACAATTGATCAACGATGATGAGAAGTTCAGAGGGATTCTGAGAGGCTTGAACAAAACCTTTTACCATAAAACGGTGACTACTGAAGAAATAGAAAACTACATCGCCAAACAAAGCGGATTGAAGCTTAATAAAATCTTTGACCAGTATTTAAGAACCACAATGGTGCCCACACTGGAATATAAAATTGAGGGAAACAAACTGACGTATCGCTGGACAGAAACCGTTAAAGATTTCGATATGCCGGTAAAAGTAAGCTTGAAACCCGCAGAATTTTCTTTCATCTACCCAAGCACCAAATGGAAAACCATCACTTTAACAACTGGTGTAAATCAGGCTAATTTTCAAGCAGACCCTAACTTTTATATAAAAACTAAAAATATATTATAA
- a CDS encoding CocE/NonD family hydrolase: protein MTRFKFSWLAILLLFAGTSGFAQLSDSAYVRQNYTKIERNIPMRDGIKLFTAIYIPKDKNQKYPFMINRTPYTVAPYGEDKYKTTLGPSPLFLREGFIFVYQDVRGKWMSEGEFVDVRPHNDQKKGKKDIDESSDTYDTIDWLIKNIPSNNGKAGIYGISYPGFYSTAALPGAHKGLKAVSPQAPVTDWFLGDDFHHNGAFMLADAFSFYSSFGVPRPKPITPDKGPKPFKYPIADNYRFYLGLGALKNAKQKYFGDSIKFWNDLMAHGTYDQFWKNMNIRPHLKGVKPAVLVVGGFFDAEDAYGALHTYKAIEDQNPGAKNNLVMGPWFHGGWSRGTGESFGDIDFGQATSTSYQKNLEFPFFMQYLKDAADAKLAEANIFVTGSNEWKAFETWPPKNTENKMLYFQPEGLLSFEKPTATNSFNQYESDPNAPVPYQDGVQARRTREYMIDDQRFAARRPDVQVFQTAVLTEDLTLAGPLTANLVVSTTGTDADYVVKLIDVYPEDALPMEPNPKNIIMGGYQMMVRGEVMRGKFRNSFEKPEPFIPGQITKVDYSIPDVAHTFKKGHRIMIQVQNSWFPLVDRNPQVFTDIYHAADSDFQKATHRIYHDANNASAVSVTVLKP from the coding sequence ATGACCCGCTTTAAATTTTCCTGGCTAGCCATCCTGCTGCTTTTCGCAGGAACCTCTGGCTTCGCACAGTTATCTGATTCCGCGTATGTACGCCAGAATTACACCAAAATCGAACGCAATATTCCAATGCGCGACGGCATTAAATTATTTACTGCCATTTATATCCCCAAGGATAAAAACCAAAAATATCCATTTATGATCAACCGAACACCTTATACGGTTGCACCTTATGGTGAAGATAAATACAAAACCACGCTTGGCCCCTCCCCATTATTCCTGAGAGAAGGCTTTATTTTCGTGTACCAGGATGTACGTGGAAAATGGATGAGCGAGGGTGAATTTGTAGATGTCAGGCCTCACAACGATCAGAAAAAAGGTAAAAAAGACATTGATGAGAGCTCGGATACTTATGATACCATCGACTGGCTGATCAAAAACATCCCATCTAACAATGGGAAAGCCGGTATTTATGGGATTTCTTACCCTGGCTTTTACTCCACAGCAGCATTACCTGGCGCCCATAAAGGCCTGAAAGCCGTATCTCCGCAAGCACCCGTTACCGACTGGTTTTTGGGAGATGATTTCCACCACAATGGTGCATTCATGCTGGCCGATGCCTTCAGTTTCTACTCTTCTTTTGGCGTTCCAAGACCAAAACCGATTACCCCTGATAAAGGCCCAAAACCTTTTAAATACCCAATCGCAGACAATTACCGTTTTTACCTTGGCCTTGGTGCCTTGAAAAATGCCAAGCAAAAATACTTCGGCGATAGCATTAAGTTCTGGAATGACCTGATGGCACATGGCACCTATGACCAGTTCTGGAAGAACATGAACATCAGACCGCATTTAAAAGGTGTAAAACCAGCAGTATTAGTGGTTGGCGGCTTCTTTGATGCAGAAGATGCTTATGGTGCATTACATACCTATAAAGCGATTGAAGATCAAAATCCTGGCGCCAAAAATAACCTGGTCATGGGCCCATGGTTCCATGGCGGATGGTCTAGAGGCACAGGTGAAAGCTTCGGAGACATTGATTTCGGACAAGCCACCAGCACGAGCTATCAGAAAAACCTGGAATTCCCTTTCTTTATGCAATACCTGAAAGATGCTGCCGATGCGAAACTCGCAGAAGCCAATATCTTTGTCACCGGCAGTAATGAATGGAAAGCTTTTGAAACCTGGCCACCAAAAAACACGGAGAATAAAATGCTTTATTTCCAGCCAGAGGGCTTGTTGAGTTTTGAGAAACCAACCGCAACCAACAGCTTTAACCAATATGAAAGTGACCCGAATGCCCCCGTTCCTTATCAGGATGGCGTCCAGGCCCGAAGAACCAGAGAATACATGATCGATGACCAGCGCTTTGCCGCACGTCGACCAGATGTACAGGTTTTTCAAACCGCAGTCCTGACAGAAGACCTTACTCTTGCAGGCCCCTTAACGGCAAATCTTGTAGTTTCGACTACGGGAACAGATGCAGATTATGTAGTTAAACTGATTGACGTATATCCGGAAGATGCCCTTCCAATGGAACCAAACCCTAAAAACATCATTATGGGAGGTTATCAAATGATGGTGCGCGGAGAAGTAATGCGCGGAAAATTCAGAAATAGCTTCGAAAAACCAGAGCCATTTATTCCTGGACAAATCACCAAAGTGGACTACAGCATTCCTGATGTGGCCCATACTTTCAAAAAAGGCCACCGCATCATGATTCAGGTACAAAACTCCTGGTTCCCATTGGTAGATAGAAATCCACAGGTATTCACAGATATTTACCATGCTGCCGACAGTGACTTCCAGAAAGCGACACACCGCATTTATCATGATGCCAATAATGCCTCAGCGGTATCTGTGACCGTGTTAAAGCCTTAA